The following coding sequences lie in one Meles meles chromosome X, mMelMel3.1 paternal haplotype, whole genome shotgun sequence genomic window:
- the NR0B1 gene encoding nuclear receptor subfamily 0 group B member 1, which translates to MAGEDHQWQGSILYNMLMSAKQTHAAPEAPEARLGGACWGCSCGSEPPVGREGLLGGRAVTLVYRCCFCGEDHPRQGSILYNMLTSAKQTDAAPEATEARQGGACWGCSCGSEPPVGREGLSAGRTVALMYRCCFCGEDHPRQGSILYSLLTSAKQTHVAPEAPEARPGGAWWNRSYGAQGLGGREELPGGQAVALLYRCCFCGEDHLSQGGIFPHLPTSAKETQGAPETQPAAPWWDAPCGAQRRVALRSPQVVCEAAAAGLLKTLRFVKYLPCFQVLPLDQQLVLVRNCWASLLLLELAQDRLNFETVETSEPSLLQKILTTRRRETGGDEPPPLSPRQPQLVSPPEAGPLPSAAEVQAIKCFLAKCWSLDISTKEYAYLKGTVLFNPGLPGLQCVKYIQGLQWGTQQILIDHIRMTHRRHHARITELNSVLFLLRFINANVIVELFFRPIIGSVSMDDMILEMLCAKL; encoded by the exons ATGGCGGGCGAGGACCACCAGTGGCAAGGCAGCATCCTCTACAACATGCTCATGAGCGCGAAGCAGACGCACGCGGCCCCGGAGGCGCCCGAGGCGAGGCTCGGGGGCGCGTGCTGGGGCTGCTCCTGCGGCTCGGAGCcccctgtgggcagagaggggctgCTGGGTGGGCGGGCAGTGACGCTCGTGTACCGCTGCTGCTTTTGCGGCGAAGACCACCCGCGGCAGGGCAGCATCCTCTACAACATGCTCACGAGCGCAAAGCAGACGGACGCGGCGCCGGAGGCGACCGAGGCGCGGCAGGGGGGCGCGTGCTGGGGCTGCTCCTGCGGCTCGGAGCcccctgtgggcagagaggggctgTCTGCTGGGCGGACCGTGGCGCTTATGTACCGCTGCTGCTTTTGCGGCGAAGACCACCCTCGCCAAGGCAGCATCCTTTACAGCTTGCTCACGAGCGCAAAGCAGACGCACGTGGCGCCAGAAGCTCCCGAGGCGCGGCCGGGGGGCGCGTGGTGGAACCGCTCCTACGGCGCCCAGGGCCTGGGGGGCAGAGAGGAGCTGCCGGGCGGGCAGGCAGTGGCGCTCCTGTACCGCTGCTGCTTTTGCGGGGAAGACCACCTGAGCCAGGGCGGCATCTTCCCCCACTTGCCCACGAGCGCAAAGGAGACCCAAGGGGCTCCCGAGACGCAGCCTGCGGCCCCTTGGTGGGACGCCCCGTGTGGCGCGCAGCGGCGGGTGGCCCTCAGGAGTCCACAGGTGGTCTGCGAGGCAGCCGCGGCCGGCCTGCTGAAGACGCTGCGCTTTGTCAAGTACTTACCCTGCTTCCAGGTGCTCCCTCTGGATCAGCAGCTGGTGTTGGTGCGCAACTGCTGGGCGTCGCTGCTCCTGCTAGAGCTGGCCCAGGACCGCCTGAACTTTGAGACGGTGGAGACCTCGGAGCCCAGTCTGCTGCAGAAGATCCTCACCACCAGGCGGCGGGAGACTGGGGGCGACGAGCCGCCGCCTCTGTCCCCGCGGCAGCCACAGTTGGTATCACCGCCCGAAGCCGGGCCTTTGCCTTCGGCGGCTGAAGTCCAAGCCATCAAGTGCTTCCTTGCCAAGTGCTGGAGCCTGGACATCAGTACCAAGGAGTACGCCTACCTCAAGGGAACCGTGCTCTTTAATCCGG GCCTGCCAGGCCTTCAGTGCGTGAAGTACATTCAGGGACTCCAGTGGGGAACTCAGCAGATACTCATTGACCACATCAGGATGACGCACAGGAGGCACCACGCCAGAATCACCGAACTGAATAGTGTCCTCTTCCTGCTGAGATTCATCAATGCCAACGTCATCGTGGAACTGTTCTTCAGGCCCATCATTGGTTCGGTTAGCATGGATGATATGATACTGGAGATGCTCTGTGCGAAGTTATGA